A DNA window from Hordeum vulgare subsp. vulgare chromosome 1H, MorexV3_pseudomolecules_assembly, whole genome shotgun sequence contains the following coding sequences:
- the LOC123440818 gene encoding lysophospholipid acyltransferase LPEAT1-like has protein sequence MAVDAATAPSELGSSIRGEGEVAAKPRPSAAAPAAQESLAELDRRYAPYARRDAYGPMGRGPLGAAEAARTAVAAAVLLPLRVVAGVLVLVAYYLVCRVCTLWVEEERAGGEGEGYARLQGWRRACVVRCGRALSRAMLFVFGFYWIREHDRRFRDAEGKDLGQSELLERPGAIVSNHVSYVDILYHMSSSLPSFVAKRSVARLPLVGLISKCIGCIFVQRESKTSDFKGVSGAVTERIQRAHQQKNSPMMLLFPEGTTTNGDYLLPFKTGAFLARAPVQPVILRYPYKRFSPAWDSMDGARHVFLLLCQFVNHLEVVHLPVYYPSEQEKDDPKLYADNVRKLMAVEGSLILSDLGLAEKRVYHAALNGNSLPRALHQKGD, from the exons ATGGCCGTCGACGCCGCCACCGCGCCCTCCGAGCTCGGCAGCAGCATCCGCGGCGAGGGGGAGGTCGCAGCCAAGCCGCGCCCCTCCGCGGCTGCACCGGCGGCGCAGGAGAGCCTCGCGGAGCTGGACCGGAGGTACGCTCCGTACGCGCGGCGGGACGCGTACGGCCCGATGGGCCGCGGCCCCCTCGGGGCGGCGGAGGCGGCGCGGACGGCCGTGGCCGCGGCCGTGCTCCTCCCGCTCCGGGTCGTGGCCGGCGTGCTCGTGCTCGTCGCCTACTACCTCGTGTGCCGCGTGTGCACGCTGTGGGTGGAGGAGGAGCGGGCGGGGGGCGAGGGCGAGGGGTACGCGCGGCTCCAGGGATGGAGGCGGGCGTGCGTCGTGCGGTGCGGCCGCGCTCTCTCACGTGCCATGCTCTTCGTCTTTGGCTTCTACTGGATCCGCGAGCACGACCGCCGCTTCCGTGATGCCGAG GGCAAGGATCTGGGCCAGTCTGAATTACTAGAAAGACCAGGGGCAATTGTATCTAATCATGTATCATATGTGGATATTCTTTATCACATGTCATCTTCTCTTCCAAGTTTTGTTGCTAAG AGATCAGTGGCCAGATTGCCCCTAGTTGGCCTCATAAG CAAATGCATTGGTTGTATTTTTGTTCAGCGGGAGTCTAAAACTTCGGATTTCAAAGGTGTTTCAG GTGCTGTAACTGAAAGAATCCAGCGAGCTCATCAACAAAAAAATTCTCCGATGATGTTGCTCTTTCCTG AGGGCACAACTACAAACGGGGATTATCTTCTTCCATTCAAGACAGGAGCCTTTCTCGCAAGAGCACCAGTACAACCAGTCATTTTAAGATACCCTTACAAGAGATTCAGTCCAGCATGGGACTCCATGGATGGG GCACGCCATGTATTTCTGCTCCTTTGTCAATTTGTGAATCATCTAGAGGTTGTGCATTTGCCTGTGTACTATCCTTCTGAGCAAGAAAAAGATGATCCCAAGCTCTACGCAGACAATGTACGGAAATTGATGGCAGTGGAG GGGAGTTTGATTCTCTCAGATCTTGGGTTAGCGGAGAAGAGAGTGTACCATGCAGCCCTGAATGGTAATAGCCTGCCCCGTGCCTTACACCAGAAAGGTGATTGA